One Candidatus Aenigmatarchaeota archaeon genomic window, TCTATCTCTTCAGTAGTTGGTATTCTTCCACTGGAAACAACCTTTCCATTTATCACCAAGGCAGGGGTCGATAAGACACCATAATCTATTATTTTGTTTACATCTGTTATTTTAGAAATAGAAGATTTTATTCCAGTTTTGCTCAAAACATTTTTTACTCTATTTTCAAGTTCCTTACATTT contains:
- a CDS encoding thioredoxin family protein, with protein sequence MKIEILGSGCPKCKELENRVKNVLSKTGIKSSISKITDVNKIIDYGVLSTPALVINGKVVSSGRIPTTEEIEKWVKNNL